The Anaeromicrobium sediminis genome contains the following window.
ATTTAGAGAGAGTATTAAAAGAAGTTGAAGAATCATTTTTAAAATATATTAAGGATGAGGAGTTTTTAAAGGATCTTAACTACTACTATAAAGAGTATGTGGGAAGAGAAAACCCTCTATATTACGCACAGAATCTTACAGAGTCTTTAGGTGGAGCTAAAATTTATTTAAAGAGAGAAGATTTAAACCATACGGGTGCCCATAAAATAAATAACGCAATAGGGCAAGTTCTTCTAGCTAAGAAGATGGGTAAAAAAAGAATTATAGCAGAGACGGGAGCAGGTCAACATGGAGTGGCAACGGCTACTGTATGTGCTCTTATGAATATGGATTGTATTATATATATGGGTAAAAAGGATATGGAAAGACAGGCACTTAATGTGTTTAGAATGGAATTATTAGGAGCCAAGGTAGTACCTGCATTGGGAGGAAGACAGACTTTAAAGGATGCAGTAGATGAGGCTTTAAATGATTTTGTAAAAAATAGTGAAGATACTTTTTACCTATTAGGGTCTGCCGTAGGACCTCATCCATATCCAGTAATGGTTAGGGAATTTCAAAGTATCATAGGCCAAGAAGCAAGACGCCAAATACTAGAGAAAGAAAATAGATTGCCTGATTATATAGTTGCATGTGTAGGTGGAGGAAGTAATGCCATAGGACTGTTTAATCCTTTTTACAATGACAAGGAAGTAAATATAGTAGGAGTAGAACCAGCAGGCCAAGGTTTAGATACGGATGACCATGCAGCATCTTTAACTAAGGGAAAAGTAGGAGTTATTCATGGATTTAAGTGCTATGCCATATCTGATGACGAGGGCAATATATTACCAGTGCACTCCATAGCAGCGGGCCTTGATTATCCAGGTGTAGGTCCAGAACATTGCTATTATAAAGATAGTGGTAGGGCCACATATGAAAGTGTAACAGATAAAGAAGCACTAGAGGCATTTCAAATTCTTTGTAAAAGAGAAGGTATCATTCCTGCCATAGAGAGTTCCCATGCTGTCTCATACGGTATGAAATTAGCTAAGTCCTTAGACGAGGATAAGATTATAATAATAAATCTTTCTGGTAGAGGAGATAAGGATGTGGCTCAAGTGAAGGATATGTTAGAGAAATAAAGGATTTTCCCTATTGAAAATGAAATATATAGACATACTATAATATGATTATTTGATAGGGGGAGTAAAAGTGTTTGTATTTAACAATGAAGTAGAGAAAGTAGATCTAGCTGAAGGTAAGTCTAGGAAGATACTAGCTAGAGGTGGAAATATGATGCTTGTGGAAGGCAAGTTTGAAAAGGGATCGGGAATGCCTAATTGTCATACTCATGAGCATGAGCAAATAACTTATGTAACCAAGGGCAGTGTGGAGTTTGTCTGTGATGGAGAAACTAAGATCTTGAATGAAGGGGATAGCATTTATGTGGCTCCTAATTTAGAACATACTGTATCTAAAGCTTTTGAGGACTCCATTGTACTTGACATATTTGCACCTCAGAGGGAAGATTTCTTGAAATAGAATAGAAGACTAAAAAGAGCCTGTTAAAGTCCATGTGAAATATTAGATTAGTGTCTAACATTTGTGGTGTACTTTATAACAGGCTCTTTTTTTCTTGGTGAAAGTAATTTTTTTCCTATGCCTATGTATAAAAAAAAATCAAAAATCCATAATATAGTTAGACGATATGGAAAAATGATG
Protein-coding sequences here:
- the trpB gene encoding tryptophan synthase subunit beta, with the protein product MKNRDGYFGEFGGRFVPENLERVLKEVEESFLKYIKDEEFLKDLNYYYKEYVGRENPLYYAQNLTESLGGAKIYLKREDLNHTGAHKINNAIGQVLLAKKMGKKRIIAETGAGQHGVATATVCALMNMDCIIYMGKKDMERQALNVFRMELLGAKVVPALGGRQTLKDAVDEALNDFVKNSEDTFYLLGSAVGPHPYPVMVREFQSIIGQEARRQILEKENRLPDYIVACVGGGSNAIGLFNPFYNDKEVNIVGVEPAGQGLDTDDHAASLTKGKVGVIHGFKCYAISDDEGNILPVHSIAAGLDYPGVGPEHCYYKDSGRATYESVTDKEALEAFQILCKREGIIPAIESSHAVSYGMKLAKSLDEDKIIIINLSGRGDKDVAQVKDMLEK
- a CDS encoding cupin domain-containing protein — protein: MFVFNNEVEKVDLAEGKSRKILARGGNMMLVEGKFEKGSGMPNCHTHEHEQITYVTKGSVEFVCDGETKILNEGDSIYVAPNLEHTVSKAFEDSIVLDIFAPQREDFLK